The following are from one region of the Candidatus Methylomirabilota bacterium genome:
- a CDS encoding extracellular solute-binding protein encodes MHRRTVFPARMTRRDVLKLAGAATASTLGFPTVARAQRKEIVVGGAASHKAFMDPTVVPLFEKKYNCKIIFEGTKSLTNLEKMVSNKAKPYLSVVMMDDPVLLLAVKEDVIEKLTPARVPNLSKLKPAAIHMDGMWVNYQQPYAGIAHSTDRVKGGVASWTELWDTKYKGKVIVPSLQNTEGLANLFMAAHLETGKPLKEAQYQMDAAFRKLKALRPNLLTVYTQMPQAFNLLEQGEAWMIGGALSSYAMERKRNKAPLDMAAPREGVMAMPSGIARVKNGPEPELSYAFINEMLGVEYQAILSEAAAALPTNTAAPVPAGLPKVEVFVPDWAFVATERKGWVERWDKEMAI; translated from the coding sequence ATGCACAGGCGAACCGTCTTCCCTGCCCGGATGACCCGGCGTGACGTGTTGAAGCTGGCGGGCGCCGCGACGGCTTCCACGCTCGGCTTCCCCACCGTCGCTCGCGCCCAGAGGAAGGAGATCGTGGTCGGCGGCGCCGCCAGCCACAAGGCGTTCATGGACCCGACCGTCGTCCCCCTGTTCGAGAAGAAGTACAACTGCAAAATCATCTTCGAAGGCACCAAATCCCTGACCAACCTCGAGAAGATGGTCTCCAACAAGGCCAAGCCCTACCTGTCGGTCGTGATGATGGACGATCCCGTGCTGCTGCTGGCGGTCAAGGAAGACGTGATCGAGAAGCTCACGCCGGCCCGGGTGCCGAATCTGTCGAAGCTGAAGCCGGCGGCGATCCACATGGACGGCATGTGGGTGAACTATCAGCAGCCCTACGCCGGGATCGCCCACAGCACGGACCGGGTCAAGGGCGGCGTGGCTTCGTGGACCGAGCTGTGGGATACGAAGTACAAGGGCAAGGTGATCGTCCCGTCGCTGCAGAACACGGAAGGGCTGGCGAATCTGTTCATGGCGGCTCACCTCGAGACCGGCAAGCCGCTCAAGGAGGCTCAGTACCAGATGGATGCCGCCTTCCGGAAGCTCAAGGCGCTCCGGCCGAATCTCCTGACGGTCTACACGCAGATGCCCCAGGCCTTCAACCTGCTCGAGCAGGGCGAAGCCTGGATGATCGGGGGCGCCCTCTCCTCGTATGCCATGGAGCGGAAGCGGAACAAGGCGCCCCTCGACATGGCCGCTCCGAGGGAAGGGGTGATGGCGATGCCGTCGGGGATCGCCCGGGTGAAGAACGGACCGGAGCCCGAGCTCAGCTACGCCTTCATCAACGAGATGCTCGGCGTGGAATACCAGGCGATCCTGTCCGAGGCGGCGGCTGCCCTCCCCACCAACACGGCAGCGCCCGTCCCGGCCGGCCTGCCCAAGGTCGAGGTGTTCGTGCCCGACTGGGCGTTCGTCGCGACCGAGCGCAAGGGATGGGTGGAGCGCTGGGACAAGGAGATGGCCATCTAA
- a CDS encoding ABC transporter substrate-binding protein, with protein sequence MNATRPSPYRISRREVLQLAGAAAAASVVGVPAIGRAQTREMVIGGAAGHKVFMDPVIPLFEKKYNCKIIYEGTRSLVNLQKMQSNKDKPYLSIVLMDDPVMIMAMEEGLLDRLTADKVPALKKLKPAAIHMDGMWVNYQQPWTGIGYNTDRLKGGVDSWTALWDGKYKGRVVVPSLQNTEGLGVFWMAAHLETGKPLKDAQYETDAAFKKLRALKPNLLTIYTNIPQAFNLLEQGEAWMIGSAFSINTFDRKRKGAPVDLSAPKEGTFAMPSGIAKVKNGPQPELSYQFLNEFLGPEYQKITAELAAALPTHVDAPVPPGMPKSEPFVPDWAFVAKHRKDWVERWDKEMGA encoded by the coding sequence ATGAACGCGACACGTCCATCCCCCTACCGCATTTCCCGCCGTGAGGTCCTGCAGCTCGCGGGGGCGGCCGCCGCGGCCTCGGTCGTCGGCGTCCCCGCCATCGGTCGGGCCCAGACCCGGGAGATGGTGATCGGCGGCGCCGCCGGTCACAAGGTCTTCATGGACCCGGTCATTCCGCTGTTCGAGAAGAAGTACAACTGCAAGATCATTTACGAGGGCACCCGATCGCTCGTGAACCTGCAGAAGATGCAGTCGAACAAGGACAAGCCCTATCTTTCCATCGTGCTCATGGACGACCCGGTCATGATCATGGCCATGGAGGAGGGGCTGCTCGACCGGCTCACCGCCGACAAGGTCCCGGCCCTGAAGAAGCTCAAGCCGGCCGCCATCCACATGGACGGCATGTGGGTCAACTACCAGCAGCCATGGACCGGCATCGGCTACAACACCGACCGGCTCAAGGGCGGGGTGGACTCCTGGACCGCGCTGTGGGACGGGAAGTACAAGGGCCGGGTGGTGGTGCCCTCGCTGCAGAACACCGAGGGCCTCGGCGTCTTCTGGATGGCGGCCCACCTGGAGACGGGCAAGCCGCTCAAGGACGCCCAGTACGAGACCGACGCGGCCTTCAAGAAGCTCCGGGCCCTGAAGCCGAACCTGCTCACCATCTACACGAACATCCCCCAGGCCTTCAACCTGCTCGAGCAGGGGGAGGCCTGGATGATCGGGAGCGCCTTCTCGATCAACACCTTCGACCGGAAGCGCAAGGGGGCGCCGGTCGACCTGTCGGCGCCGAAGGAGGGGACCTTCGCCATGCCCTCCGGGATCGCCAAGGTCAAGAACGGCCCGCAGCCGGAGCTCAGCTACCAGTTCCTGAACGAGTTCCTCGGTCCCGAGTACCAGAAGATCACCGCCGAGCTCGCCGCCGCGCTCCCGACGCACGTGGACGCGCCCGTCCCGCCCGGGATGCCGAAGAGCGAGCCGTTCGTCCCCGACTGGGCCTTCGTGGCCAAGCACCGCAAGGACTGGGTCGAGCGCTGGGACAAGGAAATGGGGGCGTGA